The nucleotide sequence gtgatccatgaaggagagggGGGATGTAGTCGGGACTTATTAGCACATGCTTTAACTGCAGGCTTTCGCACATTGCAAACCAAACTGAATTCTTCCCCCCGCCCATTTCTACTCACTGCGCTCAAAGTAGCGCTGCCCATAGGCTTCCTTGATGTCAGAAGGGGCTTGGCTCCATGCATTCTTGTAGCTCTCTATCATGTTTGACTGAATGGGTGTTTTGAAAGAACCGGGTTCAATAATGCTGACTCGGACCCCGAAAGGATGCATCTCTCGCCTGAATTGAGGAGGAAAAATCAAGAAACACGTCTTCTTACTGAACCAGAATAATAAGGAAGATCATGATTTGGCTTCCATGGAATAGAACATCtttccttgaagaagaagaagaagaagaagaagaagggagagagggagatgtgGTGAAATGCAGCTTCCTGTCTTCTTCTGTCTTGAGGCACCAGGGCATTGTCTATGACCCGGCATCAGGCATATTCAGAGGCAGCCACCAGGAGGTTGGTGCTTACAACTCTTGCTGGCACATTAAATTGTTTCCTCAAGAAAAAGAGCTGACTTAGGTGTGCAAACCCCTGCTGATTACTTGGTAAGTCTCTGGTGCAGTCCACATGTCCCAGCACCTGCTCTTTATTCATTGCTGTCCTCTCCTTGAAACTTAGCTGGAGAAGCAGACATCCCACTAAagcaaggagaaagaggaagatacAGAACTATCATGTTTACCTCAGGATGTCAGAGAAGGTTTCCACGCTGTACTTGGATGCGGTATAGGGTACTCCAAAGCATGCCAATCGTCCCGCCATACTGGACATGTTGACCAACCTCCCTCTGGCTCTCCTCACCAGGGGCAGCATGTGTAGCGTCATGTCAACCATCCCAAGAAAGTTGACACCGATCATCTTTGCAACACCATCTTTGGTCAGCCACTCACTGGGAGCTGATGGGGCAGCAATGGCTGCATTGTTCACCAAACCCCAGAGCCCTGTGTGAgaagaaaaaattattcttattgtTCCAGGTTCCCACCTGCCCTAATAATTGGATATACACAATTCTTTGGAAATGTGGGTATATCTGCATTCTTGTGAGtgctgtgtgtgtgctatgcactATATGCCAGGGATGACGCTGTTAAGTCAAGGCACCCATCTTAACTTCTATCCCACACATCTTTTGCTCACTTAGTGCACAGACACTCTTGCAACTTCCGTCATTGCCCTCTGTCAAATGAGCACAGCACTAAAGTGGAGGATAGTATGGAGCCCTGGGCATCAATTTGCACAGCAGCCACCTGATTTCCCTGCATGCTATCAGAGAATGGAGTCTGTAGTTTGGGCCTACGTTTTGCACAGGTTGGTTAGGAGATTTTATAGTGAATTTGCTATAAAATTAATAAGACATAATACGTGTAGAATATAGCATGCATGGAACACTGAGAGGGTGTTTATGAGAGGGCGATGAGAGGAATAACTAAGAAAGAGGGGTTTGTATcattaataaattatttatatcatTTATTAACAATAGTACAATAATCTCCCTTCTTGTCTCAGTCTCAGCAGCCACTATTGAGAAGTTATCTTAATCTTTAGATTGCATCAGGCAGCATTTCTGAAGAAAGGGAGGGAACACATATCTCCTCCTTCTGAGTCATTTTCCTGGTGTGGATTGCAGCTCCTCCCAGCTGCTCTTAGGAGGAAAAATTCAGAGCATCACCTGCTTGTCAGTTAAAGTTACCATTTTGTACCATCACTTACGGCTTTTCATATATGtgctttaaagagcagtttgATCAGTGGACATTATCAGGTGTCAATGTTTCTCTTCACACCACAAGGAGCTTCACCTGCTGATGTCACAAAATAAGCTGCTGTCAAAGGCACAAAGCAAATGTCTTTCAgatcagttggcaaccctagAAGCTTCTTATTGAGGTTGAATTAAGCTGATTGCatagttttaaatttttttttttactcactgATATTTGGATATTTGGATATTTGGATTAATTGTTTCTAATAAGTTTTTTGAATATTACTTGTTCATTTGATATATTTAGAGTCACTTTGGCGACATTGTGTGGGAAAGTGGAATAAAGATACAGATGATACAGAAAATCCCTGGCCTGATCCTTCCAGAGGCACTGGCTAATCAGTTTGAGGTTCTTCAACTGCTtgccaatttaaatttaaattttaaaaatataattaattttttttaattaagattAAAATCTTGCAGCATTGATTATGCTCTCTTGTATCTGTAGACATTATCAGATAGGAACATGTATCTTCATACAAAATGAAGTTTCACTGTGTGACTTCACAGAACAAGCTGCTGTCAAAGGCATGAAGCAATAATCTTTCAGGTTATTTGGCAATCCTAGCAGCTCTTGACAGAGGCTGAATTAAGGTGACCCCATGGAATTCTTCCCCATTCATTGCCTTATTGATTTTAGTTGTTTCTAATACTTTTTTAAATGGTCATACTTTTTCGTTTTGATATATCGGGAGTCGCTCTGGCTACATTTTGTGGGAAAGTGGAATAAAGATAAGCAGATGATGATACAGATaatccctggcctgatccagagcatggaaacaaaacaacaaaaaactaccTTTGTTCCCCACTTGTTCTTTCACCCACTCCGTCGCTGCTGCAACGCTCTCTGTGCTGCTCACATCCAGAATGGTGGTTTTCAAGCGCTCTGAGGtgaccttcttcagctgctctgCCCCCTTCTGGGTGGTACAGGTTGCCAACACCCGCAGGCCCCGGGCATCCAGATGCCTGGCAAGGTGGTTCCCAAAGCCAGAGGAACAGCCGGTGATGAAGACATATTTCTCCGTCAGGTTCTCCACTGTCTGTCTCTCCTGGTACCATCGGTGAAGGAAGTAAAGCCCCAGCAGGGCAGCCAGGTAGAGCCACATGGCTGAAACCTGCAGGGAAGAAGCTTGCAAGAGTGAGGGCACACAGGCACCTAGCAAGCCTTGGAGAAACCAAATCCTAACTCCTGCTCCACCATGAAGCTTGCTGCTCTATTTATCCTCCCTTGCAGTGTTATTGAGGGGAAGGAGGAATTTTGCATGAAGCAATGAGCTGCTTGGAGCAGAGGCAGgctaaaacaaatataaataatagGTTTAGGTAGCTTTTTATTAACTGTACAGCTTAATAAAGAGGAACAGTATGAGCCTATCTACATCTATAAATTTTGTGCAAGCTCAGCATCAGCAGCCAACAGATCGTATGCCTTATTTTGCCATTATTGCACCACATATTGCACCAGACGGATCTGAACCAAAGAGAAGGGGCCATGCCAATGTCCtagcattgccccccccccccccgcttaggaAGGCATGTTTGCCTCCTTTGATGTTACTTTGGAATCAACTCCAAAGGGTAATTAGGAGTCCTTTCCATCTCACTAATTTGTCGCTTGCTGGCAGGAGAAGGAGAGCTCCAACATTAAACTGTTTTGCTCCATCAATCGCCTCTTtagggggagggggctgggggcacTGAACCCTCCAGGCTCTCCCTCGGCGAAGAGACCCCCCAAACTCGGCAAGCCTCCAAAGGGAATACTGACATCGGAGAACATCTCGACATTGCTCCACCATCCACCGCTGCTGCCTTCCCATTGCCAACCCTCAATCCGTCTTCCTCCTCCCGCCTCCCAACggcttctgcttctgcctttcTTGTGCGTGTGTGTCTTTCGTGTCGGCTTTGGAGCCGTTGCCTTTCTGGTGAAAAGCATGTTATGCTCTCTGGG is from Podarcis muralis chromosome 2, rPodMur119.hap1.1, whole genome shotgun sequence and encodes:
- the LOC144326863 gene encoding 17-beta-hydroxysteroid dehydrogenase type 6-like gives rise to the protein MWLYLAALLGLYFLHRWYQERQTVENLTEKYVFITGCSSGFGNHLARHLDARGLRVLATCTTQKGAEQLKKVTSERLKTTILDVSSTESVAAATEWVKEQVGNKGLWGLVNNAAIAAPSAPSEWLTKDGVAKMIGVNFLGMVDMTLHMLPLVRRARGRLVNMSSMAGRLACFGVPYTASKYSVETFSDILRREMHPFGVRVSIIEPGSFKTPIQSNMIESYKNAWSQAPSDIKEAYGQRYFERSLKLLKFFSFTGSSNFQPVTDSIEHALTSCSPRIRYCPGWDAKLFYVPLSYLPDSILDFLWRCIWPKPAQAV